Part of the Solanum pennellii chromosome 10, SPENNV200 genome is shown below.
taaaaatagacaTAATAAATATACTGACAAAACCAGgtttaaatcatttaataaaGTATAATCAAAGTATTTATAATCAAACATAGACataaagatttttaaattttttatttaatctagaTGATACACTGCCAAAACCAAATGATACATATGTACCAGAAACACACTAAAAATAACTGATACATTGGCCAAACCGTATGTATAATGTACAATATGTTACACTCTAATCCTTAAATTTTACAAGATATTTAGGTAAATTGAATAGCATATTCATATGAAttgctattatttttttaaaggaaagTTATTTACTGTATATTTCAATAAAAGCATATCAAAAAAAGCATTACacaagttaaattatataaattcacaTGATACATGATTTATAGTCATTCTAAAGTACTCAATAACATTaacaatatatttgtattttttatctAATGGAGATGTATCATTGTGCAAACCAATGATACACACTAAAAGTACATGATACTTTATATAAACAATGTGTACAAAAAATACACAATAAATGTACATGATACACTAGATTAACCATATGTATCATGTACATTACGTTATCTTACTGTAGCATAagatttatatattcaaaacaaatattgaCACAAGTATTTTTATCAACACCAATAATAAGAAAGTATTTATAATCATAAGCACGACTTCAAATGTAATTACCACATGTTTGTACGTTTATTTATCTAAACACAAAGTGTTCAATTTGCAGTCGTAATTAAAACtgaaattcattaaaatgtttacgtgataaattattctttatatCATAGAAACATTACGACAAATTCACTTCTCTTTTGGGTagaaagtacaagttcttctGTTGTGCCCTTCTTGTCCACATTGTCCACAACAGTTTGTGTTCACCGAAATCTTTTCATCTgcattctttcttcttctttttcttggtcGTCCAGATGATCTTCTGTATCTAGGTGGATACACAGTTTCAGCTACCACGTGTTTAGGATCTGACCAATCTTTCTTATCTGGCATTGGCACCATTGgaatttcatatgtttttgcCAACGCATCAGGCTTGTAATAATCAGAGCAATACGGATTCATATCggtgacattcttttttttcaatacaGCGATTGCATGTGAACAAGGTATCTCATCTAGTTGAAATCTACCACAACAACATACTTTCCGCTCAAGACAAACAATATATCTTCTTCCATTTTCATAAACCGAGAAAATAAACTCAGATGATGGAACAACCTGTgtacattaaaaattttaaatatataacttttaaaaaccAAATCATGTTAAAAAAAGCATAATGATACACAgaattagatatatataatataaagtatcATATAATGATACATACCTCCATTTTTGAACTTTTAGCCGCGTTTATAATCAACAATTCCTCAAATTTTCTACCTAATGTGTCCTTTGTGTATGAGGCTACTTCTCTGTTTTTGCAATGCCAAGATCCAAAAAGAATTCTAACCTCTTCCAAGAATTCTAATATAGTTAATTGGCGTGCTTCAACAAGACAACCATTGATACATTCTGCAATGTTTGAAGTCATCATTCTACCTCTGTTTACTGTTGCATGAACTCTTGACCACTTTTCGTAACCTGCATATTCAAGGTACTCCTTAACCCTGTGATCAATTCTATCAACCTTAGCCATCAACTTATCAAAATCTTCCTTTCTATATGCCTTGGCCATAGAGTAGAATAGATCACTTATGGCCTTTCTGCTCCTTTTGAAGTTTCCACATACATTCTTCCAAAGATGCCAGATGCATGCATAATGAGGTACATCGGGGAACACAATCCTTACACTCTTCATGATACTCTCATTTCTATCTGAAACAACACACATATCTTTTCTATCGCCAAATGCATGTTTGAACTGTTCGAAAAACCATGTCCACGAACAATCATTTTCGGTGTCAACAACACCATATGCCAATGGAAATATGCAACCTGATTACACAcacattatattatttgatacgtaatatataaaaagacatcattactataaataaaaaatacctgcgccatcaagtgtgcttgctgatacaaaTGTCCCTTTGTAAGCTCCACTCAGATGTGCACCATCCACAACAACTACTGGTCTGCAGTATTTAAATCCCCTAATGAATGGTCTTAAGGCGATGAACAGATACATAAATTCATCCTCTTCAGTCTTATGCATTCTTATATAAGAATCTGGATACACAGTTTTTAACATGTGTATGTATCGCGGCATCCGTCTATATCCTGCAGATGGTTTTCCCCTAATCATGGAGAGTGCACGTTCTTTAGCACGCCATGCTTGCTGGTAAGATATTTCAACACCATAATATTCTCtaatatcatcaattatatCCCTTGGTGTATAAATTCGTATATAATTGACCAATTTTGGAGCTGTCACTCCACTTACAAATCCGACTGTTGCTTGGACTTTGGTTAATACCCTCTCCCTCATCGGACACGTATGTTCACTATTGAAATTTCTAACAATGAATATATCAGATTTTTTCCTGCACGACGCCTTCATAGTCCAACCACATTTGTCTGAAAAGCATACCAACACATAGCTGCGTACATTTTTTAAGCATATTAATACACATATCAAATGcatcatatataataatatattcaacaataaTGTTTAAAGTAATCAAACAATGAATCACACAAAAAGTATCAACcaatttttaagaaaagtatcaaaatttaatgaaaattatccACTATTTGTGATATGACTGTTTAAACTGATACAGTCCTTACTATATCAGTAGTAGTACATTCAAGTATCAAATATAGTTATTTCAATGTATCAAAAACAAATTCCTGAAATGATGATACATTAgattataaaataacatatgaaACATGCAGATTTTCATATAGAACAGTAATGTTTCATgtactaattaaattataaaacaacacatgatacattaaaatatcaaaacacTGTCATACCTTTGTTGATCAGACCTCTTCACTTTGCAATTGAAGTTGttctttatcttatatttcGTCATCACATCTACAAGTGTTGCTTTATCCTTATATATCTGACCTGTCTTCACATCAACAATATCTGAATTGATTATAACATTTGCAACTCCAACTTCTGCATTTTCATGTGACTCAAATAAGCTATTTTCAACTATTGCCAAAGCCTGTGTATCATTTGTTGTGCCTTCTACACACGTTATTTCTCCACTTCTTCCATCAAAGTTATGTACAGTACCACTATTCTTCTCAATTGTGTCAATACATAATGGATATACTGAAAATCCAGGCTCGTTTTTTTTCAgttcaaaatatagtttaacacTCATATCGTTCTTAAGTTTCATCGGACAGGAGTTACCTTCTACAATGTAtcgaatttcaatttctttccttGATACATCAATATCCAACTCGGCCGCAATTGCTGCTTTAAGATAACGATTCCATCAATTTTGCAACTTTCATACTGCAATTCGTTCACCCAAATTCCggaatgtctcatcaaaatCGAAGTATTCATCTTCAAAAACCAACTGCGACAACAATAAAATTTCGGTAGCTCCAATTTTAACAgactgtttaaaaaaaattgttttcaaaaaaaGTGATAtgatctttgattttcaaattttgaaattaatatccaattaagtGCTAATTTAATGatgattaatgatctgttaccACAAATTAAGCTGTTTTAGTAACAACATTAAATTTACCGTTTTTATCCCCTATTTTTTCTTAACAGTTTTAAgttaccatgtatcatttaccatgtatcactacagtctaaagtatc
Proteins encoded:
- the LOC107002084 gene encoding LOW QUALITY PROTEIN: uncharacterized protein LOC107002084 (The sequence of the model RefSeq protein was modified relative to this genomic sequence to represent the inferred CDS: inserted 1 base in 1 codon), which encodes MRHSGIWVNELQYESCKIDGIVXLKAAIAAELDIDVSRKEIEIRYIVEGNSCPMKLKNDMSVKLYFELKKNEPGFSVYPLCIDTIEKNSGTVHNFDGRSGEITCVEGTTNDTQALAIVENSLFESHENAEVGVANVIINSDIVDVKTGQIYKDKATLVDVMTKYKIKNNFNCKVKRSDQQSYVLVCFSDKCGWTMKASCRKKSDIFIVRNFNSEHTCPMRERVLTKVQATVGFVSGVTAPKLVNYIRIYTPRDIIDDIREYYGVEISYQQAWRAKERALSMIRGKPSAGYRRMPRYIHMLKTVYPDSYIRMHKTEEDEFMYLFIALRPFIRGFKYCRPVVVVDGAHLSGAYKGTFVSASTLDGAGCIFPLAYGVVDTENDCSWTWFFEQFKHAFGDRKDMCVVSDRNESIMKSVRIVFPDVPHYACIWHLWKNVCGNFKRSRKAISDLFYSMAKAYRKEDFDKLMAKVDRIDHRVKEYLEYAGYEKWSRVHATVNRGRMMTSNIAECINGCLVEARQLTILEFLEEVRILFGSWHCKNREVASYTKDTLGRKFEELLIINAAKSSKMEVVPSSEFIFSVYENGRRYIVCLERKVCCCGRFQLDEIPCSHAIAVLKKKNVTDMNPYCSDYYKPDALAKTYEIPMVPMPDKKDWSDPKHVVAETVYPPRYRRSSGRPRKRRRKNADEKISVNTNCCGQCGQEGHNRRTCTFYPKEK